In one window of Micromonospora cathayae DNA:
- a CDS encoding TNT domain-containing protein has translation MKLNRRLLALLAGATLVLLPLPAQSVLAGSAQAVPTRSGGPADVDHDQRTRPADTGPSTGRPPAQQAGQLPIQRPGGSGSVTGSLCRPGVPPNAPPTTAYYDNNPLLGPAQLPTASPVGPLLAGYQRFGALTEQEFLDQYGNAAQDAYVYPPAGGFVIAPDGRPIKTAQTLLPGYRLDRFGFPGGAYLSPLGTPFSSRALPPSNLNTPANAPLANYHTYCVLKPFTVDSGPIAPWFAQPGMGTQFKLESKYLPQAGTQLSVTWLVAHGFLVEENIAAPNVNPCAPKTGVTVC, from the coding sequence ATGAAGCTCAACCGGCGACTCCTGGCCCTGCTCGCCGGGGCCACCCTGGTGCTGCTGCCGCTGCCCGCCCAGTCCGTGCTGGCCGGCAGCGCCCAGGCCGTACCCACCCGTTCCGGCGGCCCGGCCGACGTCGACCACGACCAGCGGACCCGACCAGCCGACACCGGTCCGTCCACCGGCCGCCCGCCCGCCCAGCAGGCTGGACAGCTACCGATCCAGCGGCCCGGCGGCTCCGGCTCCGTCACCGGGTCACTGTGCCGGCCCGGGGTGCCGCCGAACGCCCCGCCCACCACCGCGTACTACGACAACAACCCGCTGCTCGGCCCGGCCCAACTGCCCACCGCCAGCCCGGTCGGCCCACTGCTCGCCGGCTACCAGCGCTTCGGCGCGCTCACCGAGCAGGAATTCCTCGACCAGTACGGCAACGCCGCCCAGGACGCGTACGTCTACCCGCCGGCCGGCGGCTTCGTGATCGCCCCGGACGGCCGCCCGATCAAGACGGCCCAGACCCTGCTGCCCGGGTACCGGCTGGACCGGTTCGGCTTCCCCGGCGGTGCCTACCTCTCCCCGCTCGGTACGCCGTTCAGCTCCCGGGCGCTGCCGCCGTCCAACCTGAACACCCCGGCCAACGCGCCGCTGGCGAACTACCACACGTACTGCGTGCTCAAGCCGTTCACCGTCGACTCCGGGCCGATCGCACCGTGGTTCGCCCAGCCCGGCATGGGTACCCAGTTCAAACTGGAGTCGAAGTACCTGCCGCAGGCCGGTACCCAGCTGAGCGTCACCTGGCTGGTCGCGCACGGGTTCCTGGTGGAGGAGAACATCGCCGCCCCGAACGTGAACCCGTGTGCCCCGAAGACCGGCGTCACCGTCTGCTGA